The stretch of DNA ACCGACCTGTTGGGTGAACAGCACGCGCAGGAACATCAACACCGAGCATAGGGCAATGATGGTCAACGTCACGGGACCGGTGCCATGCACTTCAAGGTTGATCCCGACAATGCTCAACTTGAGCCCGAGTACCGGGAAGGCCACGGCCCAGACCAGCAAGGCGCTGAAAAACGCCGATTTAAGATATCTGCTCATACTTTCTCAACCTCCGGACGGCCCAGAATGCCGGTCGGCCGGAACAACAGCACCAGAACCAATAGACCGAATGCCACCACGTCCTTGTACTGGTCACCGAATACGTCGGCGCCAAAGGCTTCAGCCACACCCAGCACCAGCCCGCCGAGCATCGCGCCCGGAATGCTGCCGATGCCGCCCAATACCGCCGCGGTGAAGGCCTTGAGGCCCACCAGGAAGCCGGCGTTGGGGTTGATCACGCCGTACTGCATGCTCAGCAACACGGCAGCGATAGCCGCCAGTGCGGCACCGATGACGAAGGTCAGGGCGATGATGTTGTTGGTGTTGATGCCCAACAGGTTGGCCATCTTGATGTCTTCGGCGCAGGCCCGGCAGGCGCGCCCCAGACGGGAGCGAGAGATGAACAGGGTCAGGCCGAGCATTGCCACCAGGGTGACGACGAAGACCAGGATCTGCATATAGGAAATCAGCACTTCCTGTGCGCCGCCTGGGCCGAAGGAGATGCTCCCCGGGATCAGGTTGGGAATGGATTTGTCCTTGGAGTCCTGGGACAGCAATACGGTGTTCTGCAGGAAAATCGACATGCCGATCGCGGAGATCAGCGGGATCAAGCGGTTGCTGCCACGCAAGGGGCGGTACGCAACGCGTTCGATACTGTAGCCATAGGCACTGGTTACGACGATGGACGCCAGGAATGCGGCGGTCATCAACAGCGGCAGGGAATGGATACCCAGCATGGCCAGCCCGGCAAGGGCGATGAAGGCCACGTAGGAACCAATCATGTACACCTCGCCATGGGCGAAGTTAATCATTCCAATGATGCCGTAAACCATTGTGTAGCCAATGGCTATCAAGGCATAGGTGCTGCCAACGGTCATGCCGTTAACCAGCGTTTGGAAAAAATGATAGATCTCAGGCATTACAGCGCTCCTAAAAACCCGATACGCATTTCACTGGTGGAGTCAATTTCCGGCTCGGTGCCCTGTTCTGTGATCAGGTTGCACAAAGCGTTTGCCAGCGAACCGCTGGTGACGGTTTTAAGATTTTCAGGTGAGCCAGCGCCCGGATCGCGGGTGACAGGCCCATAAACCTCGTAAAACAAAGCCCACTGCTTGCACAGTGGGCTTGTTGACCAGTAACGCCTGGCTTACTGAGGGGAAACTTCGGTTTTTGGTTTGCCGAAGTGCCATTCGTAGACCACGAACTTGAAGTCCTTCAGGTCGCCCTTGGCGTCGAAGCTCAGGTCGCCGGTCGGGGTCTTGAAGGTACCGGCGTGGATGGCCGCTGCCACCTTGGCGGTGTCTTCGCTCTTCGCGGCAGCGATACCGCCGGCGATCACTTCAACTGCCGAGTAGGCCGGGAACACGAACGGACCGGTTGGGTCCTGCTTGTTCTTGGTGAACTCTTCAACGATTGCCTTGTTGGCAGGATCGGTGTCGAAGGATTTCGGCAGGGTAACCAGCAGGCCTTCGGAAGCGTTCTGGGCGATTTGCGAGATGGAGTCGTTGCCGACGCCTTCAGGGCCCATGAACTTGGCGTTCACGCCTTTTTCCTTGGCTTGGCGCAGGATCAGGCCCAGCTCAGGGTGGTAGCCGCCGTAGTAGACGAAGTCGACGTTGGCTTGCTTGAGCTTCTGGATCAGCGAACCGAAGTCTTTGTCGCCAGCGTTGATGCCTTCGAAGAGGGCAACTTTCACGCCTTTCTTCTCGAGGGTTTGTTTAACGGCGGTGGCGATGCCTTCACCGTATTGCTGTTTGTCGTGGATAACGGCTACGACTTTCGGCTTCACGTGGTCGGCGATGTAGTTACCGGCGGCAGGGCCCTGGGCGCTGTCCAGGCCGATGGTGCGGAAGACCAGCTTGTAGCCACGGGACGTGATTTCCGGGCTGGTGGCAGCCGGGGTGATCATGATCACGCCTTCGTCTTCGTAGATGTCGGATGCTGGCTGAGTGGAGCTGGAGCAAAGGTGACCGACCACGAACTTGACGCCGTCGTTGACCACTTTGTTGGCTACGGCCACGGCTTGTTTTGGATCGCAAGCGTCGTCGTATTCCTTGGCTTCGAGCATTTTGCCATCTACGCCGCCCTTGGCGTTGATGTCGGCGATGGCCTGCTTGGCACCCATGAACTGCATGTCGCCGTACTGGGTCACAGGGCCGGTTTTAGGGCCGGCAATACCGATCTTGATGGTGTCAGCTGCGAACGAATGGCTGGCAACCCCGGCCAGGACCATAGCGGCAAACAGTTTGGAAATCTGCTTAGTAGCCTTATTCATAGTGCTCCACTCTTACTGTTGTATTTTTTATAGTTCTAGCGGCCTTGTGAGCTGCAGAACCGGATCAGATATCTCGGATATCCCCCGGCAGCGGCCTGGCAACTGTACCGGTACAGTGTAGAGCGCCGGTTGATCGCTTGAAAAGCTGGCTGCTGGGGGCAAAACCCGGGTATGTCGCTTAAATGAAAGAAAAAGACAGAATTGCGGCGGGGTGATGCCAGAGTTTCGGGCAATCCTTGGCTTTCCTGACACTTTCGTTCGGTGCCTCATTTGCAACTGGGTTTTTCTGCCTGGGGCTCGACGGTATGATTGCGCCGATTTTTTCTTCAGGTGAACTCCCATGACGCAAGAACCTAGCACCCTCTATGCCAAGCTGCTTGGTGAAACTGCCGAAATTTCCTGGAAGGAGCTTGAGCCGTTCTTTGCCAAGGGTGCCCTATTGTGGGTCGACGCCGGGCTGGATTTGATCGAGGC from Pseudomonas sp. NC02 encodes:
- a CDS encoding branched-chain amino acid ABC transporter substrate-binding protein, encoding MNKATKQISKLFAAMVLAGVASHSFAADTIKIGIAGPKTGPVTQYGDMQFMGAKQAIADINAKGGVDGKMLEAKEYDDACDPKQAVAVANKVVNDGVKFVVGHLCSSSTQPASDIYEDEGVIMITPAATSPEITSRGYKLVFRTIGLDSAQGPAAGNYIADHVKPKVVAVIHDKQQYGEGIATAVKQTLEKKGVKVALFEGINAGDKDFGSLIQKLKQANVDFVYYGGYHPELGLILRQAKEKGVNAKFMGPEGVGNDSISQIAQNASEGLLVTLPKSFDTDPANKAIVEEFTKNKQDPTGPFVFPAYSAVEVIAGGIAAAKSEDTAKVAAAIHAGTFKTPTGDLSFDAKGDLKDFKFVVYEWHFGKPKTEVSPQ
- the livH gene encoding high-affinity branched-chain amino acid ABC transporter permease LivH — protein: MPEIYHFFQTLVNGMTVGSTYALIAIGYTMVYGIIGMINFAHGEVYMIGSYVAFIALAGLAMLGIHSLPLLMTAAFLASIVVTSAYGYSIERVAYRPLRGSNRLIPLISAIGMSIFLQNTVLLSQDSKDKSIPNLIPGSISFGPGGAQEVLISYMQILVFVVTLVAMLGLTLFISRSRLGRACRACAEDIKMANLLGINTNNIIALTFVIGAALAAIAAVLLSMQYGVINPNAGFLVGLKAFTAAVLGGIGSIPGAMLGGLVLGVAEAFGADVFGDQYKDVVAFGLLVLVLLFRPTGILGRPEVEKV